In a genomic window of Branchiostoma floridae strain S238N-H82 chromosome 19, Bfl_VNyyK, whole genome shotgun sequence:
- the LOC118406490 gene encoding uncharacterized protein LOC118406490: protein MTDTLIEQATKMGLEGPSILEYVEKQQAIERDERARERDAQRKHELELEALKLKQAEIKAVQKQNAEEVKAKTPRLPSFTEGEGIDEYLLRFERFARANHWAENTWASLLSALLTGRALEVYSRLSDDDAKDYKKVKDAILKRYELTEDGFKKKFRSEVPQEGEGPDQYIVRLRGYLNRWIELSDTPKTYEGICDLIIQEQFLDLCPVDLSVHLRERKPKSLEELGKMSGQYLIAHGRGLFEGARPRNPPRTDQVLSGTANVRVVTTSATSRRRCDRCIQNEAEWCGHCFRCGGSNHIARRCWKQGNAARTPPRDEGSS from the coding sequence ATGACGGACACGCTCATAGAGCAGGCCACGAAAATGGGCCTAGAAGGGCCGAGTATCCTCGAGTATGTCGAAAAACAACAGGCCATTGAGAGGGATGAGAGGGCAAGGGAAAGAGATGCTCAGAGGAAGCATGAGTTGGAGCTAGAGGCCCTAAAGCTGAAACAAGCTGAAATTAAAGCGGTACAAAAGCAAAATGCGGAGGAGGTCAAGGCGAAGACGCCAAGATTACCAAGCTTCACAGAAGGCGAAGGAATAGACGAGTACCTCTTGAGGTTTGAGAGATTTGCACGTGCTAACCACTGGGCGGAAAACACGTGGGCGTCCCTACTGAGCGCCCTACTCACGGGGAGGGCACTGGAAGTTTATAGCAGGCTATCGGATGATGATGCAAAAGATTACAAGAAAGTGAAGGATGCCATTCTTAAGAGATATGAACTTACGGAAGACGGGTTCAAGAAGAAGTTCAGGTCTGAAGTTCCTCAGGAGGGGGAAGGGCCGGACCAGTACATTGTACGTCTTAGGGGTTACCTGAACAGGTGGATCGAGCTGTCTGATACCCCCAAGACATATGAAGGAATTTGTGACTTGATCATCCAGGAACAATTCCTGGATCTGTGCCCTGTGGATTTGTCAGTCCACCTGCGGGAGAGGAAACCGAAGTCTCTGGAGGAGTTAGGGAAGATGAGCGGGCAGTACCTGATTGCACATGGCCGTGGTCTGTTTGAAGGGGCACGCCCGCGCAACCCACCCCGAACAGACCAGGTGTTGTCTGGTACAGCCAATGTGCGGGTTGTCACAACATCAGCAACCTCCAGGCGGCGGTGTGACAGGTGTATCCAGAATGAGGCAGAGTGGTGTGGGCACTGCTTCCGCTGCGGCGGAAGCAACCATATTGCCAGACGGTGCTGGAAACAGGGAAACGCCGCGAGGACACCCCCAAGGGACGAGGGGTCGTCCTAA